From the genome of candidate division TA06 bacterium:
GAGAACGGCCAGCGCCGGGCCTTTTCCGAGCGGACCGCGGTCAACACCCCCATCCAGGGCACGGCGGCCGATCTGATCAAGCTGGCCATGGTCAATATTTCCAGAAGATTGGAAGTTGAGAAGTTAAGAAGCAAGATGATACTCCAGGTCCACGACGAACTGCTGTTCGAGGTGCAGAAGGATGAGCTGGCCAAAGTGAAGAAACTGGTCAAGCAGGAGATGGAGCAGGCGGTGAATCTTGAGGTGCCAATAGTAGTGGAGATGGGCGAGGGGGAGAACTGGTTCCAGGCGCACTGATCGCATCGGGGAGAATAGCCACAAAGGCACTGAGACACAGAGAAAATACAATAGCATAGGATATGACCAATGAAACTAAGCAGGATACATCTATTGTTAATGATGGCCGCTATTCCGGTAACGGGCTTGGCCCAGCAAATCAGCGATACTTTACCGGCCGGGAAAGACCCGGTCCAAAGCGAGAGCCAGGCGGTGAGCGCCGCCAAACCGGCCGGTGTTCCTGCAGATCATGCAATGAACGTTCTGGGCTACGACCCCATTGGAGACGAAGAGGAAATGGATTCCATGGAGAACAGGGAGTCAGATGATTCCATGCCTTTTTGGCTGGAGCTTGACCCCGACCGGGATTATGACCCGCCGGACCAAAGGGAAAGGGAGCAGGAACAGGATGGCAGAGATTGAAGGCCGCTTCCTCCAAACATGAATAGATCAATATGTCAATGATCATCAAAAGAAAAATCGTGCTGGCCGGCCTGACCGGCGGGGCCGGCTCGGGCAAAAGCACGGCGGCCGGATATTTCCGCGGCTTGGGGGCAAAGGTCATCGATGCCGACCGGATCGGGCACGGCCTGCTGAAAGCCGGCTCGCCCTGCCATGACAAGGTCATCAAGGCTTTCGGCCCTGGCATAGCGGCCGGGGGCAGGATAAACCGGAAAGCTCTGGGCAAGGTCGTCTTTGGCAACAAAAGGGAAATGAGAAAACTGAACAGGATCGTTCATCCTTGTATTCTAACCGATATAAAAAATAAAATAGAAAAAATAAAAAATGGCGGGTTCAAGGGTCTGGTGATAGTGGACGCCGCGCTGATCGTGCCCTGGGGCCTGCAGAAGAAGCTGGATATTCTGATAGTGGTGGACACTCCGGTAAAGACCAGGCTGGAGCGTCTTGCGGCCAAGGGAATTTCCCCGGCTCAGGCCCGGAGAATAATGGCATCCCAGCTTCCGGTTTCAAAACTCAAACGGGAAGCGGACATAATTCTCGTCAATGACGGCAGCCTGTCCGGTCTGAAGAAAAAAGTGAATATGATCCACCGCTATCTGTTGGACCAAAGTTCAACTTGATTTTAAACAATGATTGGTTTAAAATCATACTACTGACAACAAAATCATAATATAAAAGGCAAGAGACAAAATGACGATCCCCGAATTGAAGCAGGGCTGCAAGGCGGCCCGGGAGAAACTGGCCCATCTCCGGAGGTATCTTTGACCTCGATAGATTAGAGAAAGAACTGGCCCAATACGAAGAACAGATGGCCGGGCCGGGCTTTTGGAACAACAACCTCAAGGCCAAGGAAGTGATAGCCCAGGCCAACCTGCGCAAGGACTGGGTGGAGGCCTGGCGGCAGCTGGACAAAAAATGCGCCGATGCCGCCGACCTTTTGGAAATGGTAGAGGAAGGTGACAGCGCTTCGCTGACGGAGATAGAGAACGACCTGAGGTCCCTGGATACTGGGGTGGAGACCCTGGAATACCGACACATGCTGCGGGGCGAGGACGACGCCCGGGACGCCATCATGACCATCCATCCCGGGGCCGGCGGCACAGAGAGCCAGGACTGGGCCGAAATGCTGCTGCGGATGTACACCCGGTGGATGGAGCGAAACGGTTACGCATACAAGATGATCGATCTCCAGCCGGGGGACGAGGCCGGGATCAAAAGCGCCACCCTGGAGGTGACCGGGAAATACGCCTTCGGCTACCTCAAGGCCGAGATCGGGGTGCACCGGCTGGTGAGGATCTCCCCATTTGACGCCAACAAGAGGCGGCACACCTCCTTCGCCTCCATCTTCGTCTATCCCGAGATCGACGACGAGATCAAGGTGGACATAGCGGAGTCCGACCTGCGGGTGGATGTCTACCGGGCCGGGTCGGCCGGGGGCCAGAACGTCAACAAGGTGGAGACGGCCATCCGGATGGTGCACATCCCCACCGGGATCGTGGTCTGCAGCCAGAACGAACGCTCCCAGTACCAGAACCGGATCAACGCCATGAAGGTCTTAAGGGCCAGGCTCTACCAGCACTACAAGGCCGAGGAGGACAAGAAAAGGCAGCACCTGGAGGCCGGCAAGGCCGACATCGCCTGGGGCAGCCAGATCCGCTCCTACGTCTTCCAGCCCTAC
Proteins encoded in this window:
- the prfB gene encoding peptide chain release factor 2 (programmed frameshift) — its product is MTIPELKQGCKAAREKLAHLRGIFDLDRLEKELAQYEEQMAGPGFWNNNLKAKEVIAQANLRKDWVEAWRQLDKKCADAADLLEMVEEGDSASLTEIENDLRSLDTGVETLEYRHMLRGEDDARDAIMTIHPGAGGTESQDWAEMLLRMYTRWMERNGYAYKMIDLQPGDEAGIKSATLEVTGKYAFGYLKAEIGVHRLVRISPFDANKRRHTSFASIFVYPEIDDEIKVDIAESDLRVDVYRAGSAGGQNVNKVETAIRMVHIPTGIVVCSQNERSQYQNRINAMKVLRARLYQHYKAEEDKKRQHLEAGKADIAWGSQIRSYVFQPYTMVKDHRTGQQDGDVQAVMNGDLDKFIFAFLKTGGKFERVDKSDDL
- a CDS encoding dephospho-CoA kinase yields the protein MSMIIKRKIVLAGLTGGAGSGKSTAAGYFRGLGAKVIDADRIGHGLLKAGSPCHDKVIKAFGPGIAAGGRINRKALGKVVFGNKREMRKLNRIVHPCILTDIKNKIEKIKNGGFKGLVIVDAALIVPWGLQKKLDILIVVDTPVKTRLERLAAKGISPAQARRIMASQLPVSKLKREADIILVNDGSLSGLKKKVNMIHRYLLDQSST